A stretch of the Hippoglossus hippoglossus isolate fHipHip1 chromosome 1, fHipHip1.pri, whole genome shotgun sequence genome encodes the following:
- the LOC117765237 gene encoding hemicentin-2-like: MFSRYVLVIVSLVDFLSDFHVSCCDHSCTNRTVFTPSSLVVKHGDPTSAICSLCPSCPEDIFNLEKSVGSHVNNGSTITWTVDKMMEWVTTPLCYYTNTDGHQCCTPLNVTVYKPPNLVSVSFMNHSGPLFESHNYTLQCEVQNVAPVRSVHVTFFRGQTELGQKQYSSKPQKEPVTEVFTLSISTTKEDDGAQYWCQAKLELGPDGPQTPPMVASKDVTATVYYKPQQLAPSRPDVITLTKGDPLELNCTAVGNPSPSYTWTSLPDGVPPSNSSVLTIQSVASGHEGQYTCSVSNDVGTNTVMFRVAVKPDIIPYIVVAAVVAIAGLIAVAIYFYKQGRMGQYNLKDVFCFHKQHEAVPTVE, translated from the exons ATGTTTTCCCGCTACGTGCTGGTGATCGTCTCTCTGGTGGATTTCCTGTCTGACTTCCATGTGTCCTGCTGTG ATCACAGCTGTACAAACAGAACAGTGTTCACTCCGTCCAGCCTGGTGGTGAAGCACGGCGACCCGACCTCTGCCATCTGCTCTCTGTGCCCGTCGTGCCCAGAGGACATTTTCAATTTGGAAAAATCTGTTGGATCCCACGTGAACAATGGAAGCACAATTACATGGACGGTTGACAAAATGATGGAGTGGGTAACGACTCCATTGTGTTACTATACTAACACTGATGGTCACCAGTGTTGCACTCCGCTGAACGTTACCGTGTACA AGCCTCCAAACCTGGTCTCCGTCAGCTTTATGAATCACTCCGGGCCGTTGTTCGAGTCCCATAACTACACTCTGCAGTGCGAGGTGCAGAATGTGGCTCCGGTCAGAAGTGTCCACGTGACCTTCTTCAGAGGTCAGACAGAACTGGGCCAGAAACAGTACTCGAGTAAACCACAGAAGGAACCAGTGACTGAGGTCTTCACTCTGAGCATCTCCACCACTAAAGAAGATGATGGAGCTCAGTACTGGTGTCAAGCAAAGCTGGAGCTGGGACCTGATGGACCACAGACCCCTCCGATGGTTGCGTCGAAAGACGTGACCGCTACTGTCTACT ATAAGCCTCAGCAGCTGGCGCCATCACGTCCAGATGTGATCACCCTCACAAAAGGAGATCCTCTAGAGCTGAACTGCACGGCCGTGGGGAACCCCAGCCCCTCGTACACCTGGACATCCCTGCCAGACGGCGTCCCCCCGTCCAACAGCAGCGTCCTCACCATCCAGTCTGTGGCTTCTGGGCATGAGGGGCAGTACACCTGCTCGGTCAGCAACGACGTGGGCACAAACACTGTGATGTTCAGGGTGGCTGTCAAAC CCGACATCATCCCGTACATAGtagttgctgctgttgtggctATCGCCGGATTGATAGCAGTAGCCATCTATTTCTACAAACAAGGCCGGATGGGACAGTACAACCTGAaggatgttttctgttttcacaaacAACACGAGGCCGTACCCACTGTAGAGTGA